A stretch of Coregonus clupeaformis isolate EN_2021a chromosome 37, ASM2061545v1, whole genome shotgun sequence DNA encodes these proteins:
- the LOC121553325 gene encoding cdc42 effector protein 3: MPAKAPIYLKSTNSKKGKKCRLRDILSPDMISPPLGDFRHTIHIGKGGERDAFGDMSFLQGKFELLPGKGEVFRPQYGVHNEFLRANSASDAQFSETPSPVLKNAISLPTIGGCQALTLPLLSTAVFSMPATDPLGCMVGRVPTPPLGGPDGADILEMETLLRSIEVISSGPTTHSTEVTTKPDVLLDLIEKPEKPKTKKVSKSNHKKHNGENGYEKPSPTYYINGNSNGICNGNGGFNGNSNGIFNSNEGFNGNGNCNGFRSVNNDITLCFEKELSDCNGDWVDRDSGVDEGRICDFDFEFSKDENVSQYSISHLTGSLLSLELDLGPSILDDVLNIMGDPKAKSRP; this comes from the coding sequence ATGCCTGCCAAAGCACCCATCTACCTGAAGTCCACAAATAGCAAGAAAGGCAAGAAGTGTCGTCTGAGAGACATCCTGTCCCCAGACATGATCAGCCCACCGCTGGGGGACTTCCGCCACACCATCCACATCGGAAAGGGAGGTGAGAGGGACGCCTTCGGGGACATGTCCTTCCTCCAGGGAAAGTTTGAGCTCCTGCCTGGGAAAGGTGAGGTGTTCCGTCCGCAATACGGCGTCCACAACGAGTTCCTGCGGGCCAACAGCGCATCTGACGCCCAGTTCTCCGAGACACCCTCTCCCGTTCTAAAGAATGCCATCTCGCTCCCTACAATTGGAGGCTGCCAGGCCCTCACCCTACCCCTCCTCTCCACCGCTGTGTTCTCTATGCCCGCTACGGACCCCCTGGGTTGCATGGTAGGGCGGGTCCCTACCCCTCCCCTGGGGGGCCCAGATGGGGCTGACATCCTGGAGATGGAAACCCTGTTGCGTTCCATCGAGGTCATCAGCAGCGGCCCAACCACACATTCGACAGAAGTCACAACCAAACCAGACGTCCTGCTGGATCTGATAGAGAAACCAGAGAAGCCAAAGACGAAGAAAGTCTCCAAAAGTAATCATAAAAAGCACAATGGTGAAAACGGGTATGAAAAGCCTTCACCTACATATTACATCAATGGCAACAGCAATGGCATCTGCAATGGCAATGGGGGCTTCAATGGGAACAGCAATGGCATCTTCAATAGTAACGAAGGCTTCAACGGCAATGGCAACTGCAATGGCTTTAGAAGCGTTAACAATGACATTACCCTCTGCTTCGAAAAAGAGCTCTCTGACTGCAATGGAGACTGGGTGGACAGGGACAGCGGGGTGGACGAGGGGCGCATTTGCGACTTTGACTTTGAGTTCTCCAAGGACGAGAATGTGTCACAGTATTCAATCTCCCACCTCACTGGGTCACTTCTGTCACTTGAACTCGATTTGGGCCCCTCCATTCTTGATGATGTACTCAACATCATGGGTGACCCCAAGGCAAAGAGCAGACCTTGA